In the Elizabethkingia bruuniana genome, TTTTTGCAAACCATTTTTATGGAGAAAATCAGAAACTACAATATCGCATTTACAGGTTTAAAAAACGGTAAACACGAGTTTATTTTTGATGTAAAACAGGAGTTCTTTAATTTATTTGACACTGAACAAGAGTTTGACAAAGCTGATCTTAAAGTGAAAGCAATGTTGGACAAACACTCAACTTTTTTAGAATTTGAAATTAAAGTTGAAGGAACAGTTCAGTTAACCTGCGACATCAGCAATGAAGAATTTAGTCACCCAATACATAATGATATAAAAGTATTGGTGAAATTCGGAGAAGAATATGACGATAGCAATGAAGAGGTTATTGTAATCCCGCAGAATGAATATGAGTTCAATATTTCACAACTTATATTTGAAGCTGTAGTATTAGCAATACCGATGAAGAAACTTTCTCCCAATTTAACAGAAGAAGATTTGGAAGCTCTGGACCAATACAGCCCGAAAGAAGTTGAAGAGGATCAGGCAGAAGAAAATGAAGAAGGTGATATTGATCCAAGATGGGCAGCACTTAATAAATTAAAGGGCAAAAATTAACTAAAACAAGAATTAAAAAATATTAAAAATATCAGACAATGGCACATCCTAAAAGAAGACAGTCTGCTACTAGAAGAGATAAAAGAAGAACTCACTACAAAGCTGTAGCTCCACAGTTAGCTAAAGACGCTACAACTGGAGAACTTCACCTTTATCACAGAGCACACTGGCATGAAGGTAAACTTTACTACAGAGGTAAAGTTGTACTTGAAAAACAAGTTGAAACTACAGAAGAAAACTAATACCCGGTTTTCTCTGAAATTTATACAAAAACCATTCGATTTCCATG is a window encoding:
- a CDS encoding YceD family protein, which translates into the protein MEKIRNYNIAFTGLKNGKHEFIFDVKQEFFNLFDTEQEFDKADLKVKAMLDKHSTFLEFEIKVEGTVQLTCDISNEEFSHPIHNDIKVLVKFGEEYDDSNEEVIVIPQNEYEFNISQLIFEAVVLAIPMKKLSPNLTEEDLEALDQYSPKEVEEDQAEENEEGDIDPRWAALNKLKGKN
- the rpmF gene encoding 50S ribosomal protein L32, which gives rise to MAHPKRRQSATRRDKRRTHYKAVAPQLAKDATTGELHLYHRAHWHEGKLYYRGKVVLEKQVETTEEN